From the Ensifer adhaerens genome, the window GCATCCTGCGCAAACAGCCGCTTCTCGCCGTTGCGACCGCTATTGCCGTCGGCGCTCTCTTGGGTACCGGCAAGCGACGCGGACGCAAACAAGACGACTGATACGCACATCAGCCCTTTGCCTTGATGGCTAGGCCCGATTTTCTAAAGCGGCAGGCGGATCAGCGCCGTGACCCCGGCAGGCAGATACTCGACCTTCACCGAGCTACCCAGCACCTTGTCGAGGCTGCGCTCGATGAGAATGGTGCCGAAGCCGCGCCGCTTCGGTTCGCGCACCGGCGGCCCGCCGACCTCGGTCCAGGTGAGATGCAGGATCGTGTCACCGTCTTCGACGACGTTGCGCGCGGTCAACACCACTTTTCCCTTCGGCACGGACAGCGATCCGTACTTCACCGCGTTGGTTGCAAGCTCGTGCAGAACCAATCCGAGACCCACGGCCTGGTCTGGACCAAGCGACACGTCATCCTTGTGCAGCTCGATCTGATCCGCATAGGCGCTCACATGCGGCAGCAATTGCTTGGCGATCAGGTCGGCAAGCCGGATGGTGCCCCATTCATGATCGGAGAGCAGACCATGCGCCTCGGAGATCGCCTGCAGGCGACCTGCAAAAGCGGTCATGAATTCTGCTGGGTCGCTTGTCTGGCGAAGCGTCTGGCGCGCAAGCGATTGCAGCATGGCCAGCGTGTTCTTGACCCGGTGATTGAGTTCTTTGAGCAGCAGCCGCGTGCGCTGCACCGAAGCCTGCTGGTCGGTGACATCGATCGTCACGCCGATGAAGGTGAGCGGATTGCCCTTGCTGTCCCGGTCGTGCACGCGGCCGCGGCCGAGCAGCCAGCGACCGGTATCGCCGATACGGAACATCCCGTCATATTCGTCGTCGGCCTTCATCGCCTGGCGAAGCTTGGAAAACGTCGCGCCCCGATCGTCGACATGGATCGCACCGAAGATCTCCCGCGCACCGACGGAACTTTCGGCCGAGAGCCCGAACATGCGTTTCAGCGCGCTATTGCCGGCGATCGCGCCGGAACGGATATCCCACAGCCAGCTGCCGATATTGGCCGCCTCGAGCGCCATTGCATGCCGCTGCTCCTCGCGTGACAATGCCGCTTCCTTCAGCGCGCGCCGACGTGCCTCGTCCTTGACCTTGAACAGGGACGCGGCGAGCGCGGCCAGCCGGCACAACTGATCAACGAGCGGTGGCGACACCGCGGAGCGCGGCTTGTCGTCGAACACGCAGACCGTACCCACCGCCTGCCCGTCGAGCACGATCGGCACACCGGCATAGAAGCGCAAGAATGGCGACCCCTTGACCTGCCGGTGACGCGCGAAGCGCGGATCGATCGAAGCATCGGGCACGACGAGGCAGGCGTCGGCCGCGGTCGACACATGCGCGCAGAATGCGTCTTCGGATGGGGCACGGGTCTCGTCGGTGCCGACGGCGGCCTTGAACCATTGCCATTCACGGTCGATTAGCGTCACCAGCGCAATCGGAGCGTCGAAAAGTCCTGCGGCGATTTCGACGATCCCGTCGAAGTCCCGGTCCGGAACGGCCATATCGGGCACGGTTGCATGCAGAACGCCAAGACGCTCGGGCGCGTCGAGCAGCCTCGTCACGGGCGGATCCGTTTTCTCTGTCCTCACGCGCATACGGTCTCAATTCTCAATCTGAACGGGATCAGGAGCCCTCAGAGCCTACCCGCTTCCCGCTCGATCTTGGAAACGTCTCGCCCCAAAATCGTCATCACTGCGCATTCGCCAGTCGATGCCAGCCGTCACGGCCTGTCCCTTTGGGCTCAAGCCGTCAGTGAAAGCAGGACACCGCCGGTTTTGCAACGGTGTCCTGCCCGAAATTCTACCCTCAGGAGACGAAGGCGCGCGAGGTGATCGGAGCCGAGGTTTCATCCGGTCCGTAGTCGTTTTCACCTTTCACCTGCAGGATATCCTGCAGCCGCTGGCGCGCGCGGTTGACTCGGCTCTTGATCGTGCCGAGGGCACAGCCGCAGATCGTCGCTGCCTCCTCGTAGGAAAAGCCGGACGCTCCGACCAGGATGATCGCTTCGCGTTGATCCGGCGGCAGCATATCGAGCGCCCGCCGGAAGTCCTGCAGGTCGAGCGAGCCGTATTGCTCGGGATGATGGGCGAGCGACTCCGTGAAGTGCCCGTCCGTATCCTGCACCTCGCGCCCGCGTTTGCGCATCTGGCTGTAGAGCTCGTTGCGCAGGATCGTAAAGAGCCAGGCCTTCATATTGGTGCCCATCTCGAAATGGTCCTGCTTTGCCCAGGCCTTCATGATCGTGTCCTGCACCAGGTCGTCGGCGCGGTCGTGGCGACCGATCAACGACATGGCGAAAGCACGCAGGCTCGGTAACGCGGCAAGCATCTCTCGCTTGAAATCATTCTTTTCGGACGACATTCTGGCACTCACTCCCTGCCCTGCAGTACCGATTGCTGCTCGGCTGCGTCGAGTTTTTCCAGAAGATCGAGAAAACGCGCGGGTATCGCCTCTTCCTGAACGGACTGATAGAGCGCCTTCAGCTTTGATGCGATCTGCGCATTCGGGTCTTCTGTCCATAAGGTCGTGCCGGTGGTCCGCCCTGCCCCTGTTTTATATTTCATTGTCAAACTGTCGCCTTCGAGTGTCCATAGCCGCCATAACGCAGCAGAAAATTGAAATGTTCCCTCACGGAACCTTTTTTTACGAGGAGCGTTCTCGGAACGTCACCGTAAAACGATTTTCGAGGGAGTTCCCCTATGACATTGTCCACGCGGATCGCACCGCTTCTGCCGTATCTGCGCCGTTACTCGCGAGCGCTGACCGGCTCGCAGACATCAGGCGACGCCTATGTTGCGGCCGTTCTCGAAGCGCTGATCGCCGACACGTCGATTTTCCCGGAAGCAAGCAATGATCGCGTTGGCCTGTTCCGGCTGTTCACGTCACTCTTCGGTTCCTCGTCCGTGCTTGTGCCGGAACCGGTCTCGCCCTTTGCCTGGGAACAGCGCGCGTCGATCAATCTCGCAACCGTCTCGCCTCTTGCCCGTCAGGCCTTCCTGCTGGTCTCGGTCGAAGGCTTCCGCCCCGAGGAGGCCGCCGAAGTTCTCGACGTGTCCACTGAAAAGGTCGGCGGACTGCTCGACCGCGCCTCGCAGGAAATCTCGCGTCAGGTCGCGACCGATATCATGATCATCGAGGACGAGCCGCTGATCGCCATCGACATCGAACAGATGGTCGAGAGCCTCGGCCACCGGGTCACCGGCATCGCCCGGACGCGCGACGAAGCCATCGCCCTCTACAAGAGGACCCGGCCAAGCATGGTGCTTGCCGACATCCAGCTCGCCGACGGCAGCTCGGGCATCGACGCCGTCAACGACATCCTGAAGGCCAGCGCCATTCCGGTGATCTTCATAACCGCCTTCCCCGAACGGCTCCTGACTGGTGAACGGCCGGAACCGACCTTCCTGGTCACCAAGCCGTTCAACCCGGATATGGTCAAGGCGCTGATCAGCCAGGCATTGTTCTTCAACGAATCCACCAAGGCGGCGGCCTGAGTGCAACCTGCATGTTTCCTTTGATCGCAGCCGGTCGAAGGCAAACATGCAGGTAATTCAAAATGCTGCGGCGTCGTGCGTCTTAAATGGCGTACGGCGCCGTCGTTCATTTTGCCGTTTCGTCTAAGCGGCAAATCGATTGGCCCTCCCCCAAATCATGTTCGCGCCCCCTGACATTCGCGCCAGGGCACGCTCACCGACGACATGCCATGTCGACCGGCCCATCCCGCAATTTCACAGTTTCGCAGCATCTCTTCGCCTACCCCAGAAACACGACAGCCAGTGCCGAGGGAAGGCACTGGCTGGTATGTGCAACTCACTCGGGGAGTGTGAGTTGTAGGCCGGCGGGTCTGCCTCCGGCGCGGCATTGGGGGCTATGCGCGCCACCGTCCGGTCGCAAGCAAAATGCACGACGGGGCAAAAAGTTCCATGCACCAGGCCCGACCGTTTCCGTTGGCCGGTTCACTGCATCCCGTCGAGTTCGTCACGGTGGCGGTAGAGTGCCAGGAAACGGCGGTAATCGCGATCGTAAGCGTCACGAGCGCTAGCCTTCGGCAGGCGTTCATGTCCGTCCGACGCCATTGCCATGCCCGCAGCTGCCAGGTCCTCATGAATGCCGCCGGCAACCGCCGCCGCCATTGCCGTACCGAGCAGCACCGCATCCGGCGCCTCAGGCGCCACGACCCGGCAACCGGTAACATCGCAGTAAAGCTCCATCAGCAGCGCATTGCGGACATGACCGCCGGTGACGTGCAGCGTGTCGAGCTGGTAGCCGACCTCCCGCATCATCTCCAGGATGTGGCGAATGCCGAGCGCGATCGCGACACAGGTGCGCCAATAAAGGCGGCAAAGCGCGTCGAAGGAGGAATCGAGCGGCAGACCGCTGATGACACCCAGACCATGTGGGTCGGCGAGTGGCGAGCGGTTTCCATGGAAATCGGGCAGCACGTGCAGCCGATCGGCAAAGGCCACCCCCAGCTCGGCACGCAGTTCCTGCACGCGGGATATGATCCGGCCATGGGTCGCCGCCGTCGGCTCCAGGCCGCCGCCATGCAGCCGCACGATATGGTCGAGCAGCGCGCCGGTCGCCGACTGGCCGCCCTCGATCAGCCAGGCCCCGGGAAGAACCGCTTCAAAATAGGGGCCCCACATGCCGAAGCCCGGCTTCATGTCCTTGGAAAAGGCAACGATGCAGCTCGACGTGCCGGCGATCAGCGCCAGTTGCTTTTCGAGCTTCTCCGGCTTTCCGATGAAGCCGCCGACGACGCCAAGCGCCCCGGCATAGGCATCGATCATCCCCGGCGCCACCTGGCAGCCCTCGTCCAGAGCGAGTTCGGCCGCTGCCGTTGCATTCAGATGCCCGACCGAACTTCCGATCGGCAAGCTCTCCTCCGGTAATCCGCCGCGCTCCAAAAGGTCCTCGAGTCCGATCTTTTCGAGATAGTCGGACTGCCAGCCGCGTTTCTCATGCGCCAGATAGTTCCACTTCGCCGTCAGCGTGCAGCGCGAACGTGCAGCGCTGCCCGTCGCCCTCCAGGAAAGATAGTCGGCAAGATCGAAGAAGAAGCCGGCCTTCTGCCACTGTTGCGGCAGATTGCGCTTCAGCCACATCAGCTTCGGCATTTCCATTTCCGGCGACATGACGCGCCCGGAAAAGTCGAGCACCGGATGGCCGGTCGCCGTGCAGAAATCCGCCTCGGCGAGCGCGCGATGGTCGAGCCAGACGATTGTGTCGCAGCGCGCCTCGCCCTTGCGGTTGACCGAAAGCGGCTTGCCCTGGCGGTCGCGCACCACCAGCGAGCAAGTTGCGTCGAACCCGATCGCAGCAACGCTTTCCGCGGCGATCCCGGCTTTGTCTTTCGCCGCCTTGACCGCGCCGCAGACGGCGCGCCAGATATCCTCGGAATCGTGCTCGGCATGGTTTTCTTCCGGCCGGTTCATGGCGATCGGCAGGTCGGCACGCGCTAGCAGCGTGCCCTTCCGGTCAAAGATACCGGCGCGCGCACTGCCGGTACCGACATCGACCGCAACGACGAATTCACGCATCAATGAAAGTCTCGCCCCCTGGGTCACGGTCGTTTCGGGTCGCTCGGCCCGAAGTCAAAACCGCGATCGATTGTCATAACTCAGAGCGGGGATGCGAACGCAAAATCGCTCACACCATCCTCGTCCCGCTCTCGTTGCATCCCTGCTATCTGCCGACAAACTGTAACAATTCACCCATATCGTCAAACAGCACGTCGGGGCTGAGCTCGGAGAGACTTTGCCGATGCTTGTCAGTTCGTGCGTGGCTACCGCCGGCAAAGGCGAAGACCCGCATGCCCGCCGCCTTCGCCGCTTCGATACCGGCCGGGCTATCCTCGACGACGACGCAATCCTGAGGCGCGAAGCCCATTTGTCGGCTCGCATGCAGGAAGAGATCGGGCGCCGGCTTGCCGTGTTTCACCATGGTAGCGGAGAAGATGTTCGGCTCGAAGAGGTCGATGAGGCCGGTGACGGTGAGCGACAGGCGGATGCGTTCCGGCTGACTGGACGAGGCGACGCAGCACGCGCCCGAGAGCCCCTCGACCGCCTGGCGAATTCCCGCAACAGGCTGCAGTTCGGTGCGGAAACGATCGTAAAGGCGAAGGCGCATGCCTTCGAGAAACGCGTCGTCGGTGGCAAGACCGTATTCCTCGTGCAGGATCGCCGACATGCTCTTCAGGCTGCGCCCGAGAAAGCGTTCCGTCGCTTCCTCGGTGGTCATCGAAACGCCGGCGGCCGAGAGCACGTCCACGAGCACCTCCAGCGAGATCGGTTCGCTGTCGACAAGCACACCGTCGCAATCGAAAATCACCAGCCTGGACTGAGCGTCCGCCATCGCACCCTACCCCTTACAGCGCCGCGCGTCTTTCAAGGGCGCACCAAGATCGCTGCAACACTTTGAATTGGCGCATAATTTCTGGCCCGGAGCCGCTTTCGACCCAGGGAAATTATGCGGTGAGCTTGTCGTCCAGATAAAGCTGGAGCGTAGCGCGCGTACCCTTTTCCCAGAGGGTTTTCAATGCATGGCTGAAACGGTGGCGGAAGTGGTCGGAGCGCGCGACGTCGCCGAAGATATCGCCGAGCGCCAGAAAGGCCATCGGATCGTCCTTGGCGGCAAGTGCGGCCTCGTTCAGCCGGTCGGCGCTCTGGTCGTTGAAGATGATCGCCTTGCCGCTGTCCGACGTACCCGCGAAATAGCGGCACCACAGCGCCGACACCAGCGAGAGACCCACGACATCCTCTCCGCGCGCCAGCCGGTCGGCGGTCGAAGGCAGGATGAATTTTGGCTGCCGGTTGGAGCCGTCCTGCGCCAGCCGCGGGATCGTGTCGCCGATCTTCGGATTGGAAAAGCGCGTCTCGATCAGCTCGTAGTAGTCGCCAAGATCGGTGTTCGGCACCGGCGGAATGACCGGAATGATCTCATCATGTTCCAGCTTGGCAAGGAAGGCCCGGATCAGCGGCTCCTCCATCGCCTCATGGACGAAATGGATGTCGAGCAAGGCGGCGGGATAGGCGATCGCCGCATGCCCGCCGTTGAGAATGCGGATTTTCATGTGCTCGTAGGGTGCGACGTCAGACACGAACTGGACCCCGACCTTCTCCAGCGCCGGGCGGCCAAGCGGGAAATGATCCTCAAGCACCCACTGCTTGAACTCCTCGCAGAATACCGGCCATGCGTCCTCGATGCCATATTCGTCGGCGACAATGCCGATCTCGCGCGCACCAGTCGCCGGGGTGATCCGGTCCACCATGCCGTTCGGGAAGGCGACATTGGCCTCGATCCAGTCGGCGAAGGCCGGGTCGAACAGACGGGCGAGCCCCGCGACCGCCGCGTGAGTGACTTCGCCATTGCCCGGTATGTTGTCGCAGGACATCACGGTGAAGGGCGGCACGTTCTTGTCGCGACGCGCCTTCAGGCCGGCGACGATCAGTCCGAACACCGTCTTCGGGGTCGCCGGGTTCTGCGCATCGGCAACAATATCAGGGTGGGTCGGGTTGAACACACCTGAAGCCGGATCGATGAAATAGCCGCCCTCGGTGATCGTTAACGAGACGATCCGGATTGCCGGATCGGTAAGCCGCGCAACGATCGCCGCGACATCGCCGGGTTCCAGATAGTCGATCATCGCGCCGGTGACATGGGCGCCGGTGCGGTTGTTGTCCTGCTCGACGACGGTCGTCAGGAAATCCTGCGCGGCGAGCTTGGCGCGCATCGTAGCGTCGGAGGGAAGCACACCGGCGCCGATGATGGCCCAGTCGCGATCATGACCCGCGTTGAAGAGATCGTCGAGATAGACGGCCTGATGCGCCCGGTGGAAGTTGCCGACGCCGAAGTGCACGATGCCGGCCGCCAATTGCGATCGGTCGTAGTTCGGCACCCCGGCTTTGGCCTTGATCGTGTCGAGGGCGGCAGTTGAGAGTTTGGTCGTCATGGTCCCGTATCCTTTCGAGGCTTCACCGGCTGGCGCAGGCTCAGCTCATCCAGTTGCCGCCGTCGACGTTGTAGGTCTGCGAGACGACGTAGTCGCTCTCG encodes:
- a CDS encoding FGGY-family carbohydrate kinase → MREFVVAVDVGTGSARAGIFDRKGTLLARADLPIAMNRPEENHAEHDSEDIWRAVCGAVKAAKDKAGIAAESVAAIGFDATCSLVVRDRQGKPLSVNRKGEARCDTIVWLDHRALAEADFCTATGHPVLDFSGRVMSPEMEMPKLMWLKRNLPQQWQKAGFFFDLADYLSWRATGSAARSRCTLTAKWNYLAHEKRGWQSDYLEKIGLEDLLERGGLPEESLPIGSSVGHLNATAAAELALDEGCQVAPGMIDAYAGALGVVGGFIGKPEKLEKQLALIAGTSSCIVAFSKDMKPGFGMWGPYFEAVLPGAWLIEGGQSATGALLDHIVRLHGGGLEPTAATHGRIISRVQELRAELGVAFADRLHVLPDFHGNRSPLADPHGLGVISGLPLDSSFDALCRLYWRTCVAIALGIRHILEMMREVGYQLDTLHVTGGHVRNALLMELYCDVTGCRVVAPEAPDAVLLGTAMAAAVAGGIHEDLAAAGMAMASDGHERLPKASARDAYDRDYRRFLALYRHRDELDGMQ
- a CDS encoding RNA polymerase sigma factor, coding for MSSEKNDFKREMLAALPSLRAFAMSLIGRHDRADDLVQDTIMKAWAKQDHFEMGTNMKAWLFTILRNELYSQMRKRGREVQDTDGHFTESLAHHPEQYGSLDLQDFRRALDMLPPDQREAIILVGASGFSYEEAATICGCALGTIKSRVNRARQRLQDILQVKGENDYGPDETSAPITSRAFVS
- a CDS encoding HAD family hydrolase yields the protein MADAQSRLVIFDCDGVLVDSEPISLEVLVDVLSAAGVSMTTEEATERFLGRSLKSMSAILHEEYGLATDDAFLEGMRLRLYDRFRTELQPVAGIRQAVEGLSGACCVASSSQPERIRLSLTVTGLIDLFEPNIFSATMVKHGKPAPDLFLHASRQMGFAPQDCVVVEDSPAGIEAAKAAGMRVFAFAGGSHARTDKHRQSLSELSPDVLFDDMGELLQFVGR
- a CDS encoding NepR family anti-sigma factor yields the protein MKYKTGAGRTTGTTLWTEDPNAQIASKLKALYQSVQEEAIPARFLDLLEKLDAAEQQSVLQGRE
- a CDS encoding sensor histidine kinase, coding for MRVRTEKTDPPVTRLLDAPERLGVLHATVPDMAVPDRDFDGIVEIAAGLFDAPIALVTLIDREWQWFKAAVGTDETRAPSEDAFCAHVSTAADACLVVPDASIDPRFARHRQVKGSPFLRFYAGVPIVLDGQAVGTVCVFDDKPRSAVSPPLVDQLCRLAALAASLFKVKDEARRRALKEAALSREEQRHAMALEAANIGSWLWDIRSGAIAGNSALKRMFGLSAESSVGAREIFGAIHVDDRGATFSKLRQAMKADDEYDGMFRIGDTGRWLLGRGRVHDRDSKGNPLTFIGVTIDVTDQQASVQRTRLLLKELNHRVKNTLAMLQSLARQTLRQTSDPAEFMTAFAGRLQAISEAHGLLSDHEWGTIRLADLIAKQLLPHVSAYADQIELHKDDVSLGPDQAVGLGLVLHELATNAVKYGSLSVPKGKVVLTARNVVEDGDTILHLTWTEVGGPPVREPKRRGFGTILIERSLDKVLGSSVKVEYLPAGVTALIRLPL
- a CDS encoding response regulator, whose amino-acid sequence is MTLSTRIAPLLPYLRRYSRALTGSQTSGDAYVAAVLEALIADTSIFPEASNDRVGLFRLFTSLFGSSSVLVPEPVSPFAWEQRASINLATVSPLARQAFLLVSVEGFRPEEAAEVLDVSTEKVGGLLDRASQEISRQVATDIMIIEDEPLIAIDIEQMVESLGHRVTGIARTRDEAIALYKRTRPSMVLADIQLADGSSGIDAVNDILKASAIPVIFITAFPERLLTGERPEPTFLVTKPFNPDMVKALISQALFFNESTKAAA
- a CDS encoding mannitol dehydrogenase family protein encodes the protein MTTKLSTAALDTIKAKAGVPNYDRSQLAAGIVHFGVGNFHRAHQAVYLDDLFNAGHDRDWAIIGAGVLPSDATMRAKLAAQDFLTTVVEQDNNRTGAHVTGAMIDYLEPGDVAAIVARLTDPAIRIVSLTITEGGYFIDPASGVFNPTHPDIVADAQNPATPKTVFGLIVAGLKARRDKNVPPFTVMSCDNIPGNGEVTHAAVAGLARLFDPAFADWIEANVAFPNGMVDRITPATGAREIGIVADEYGIEDAWPVFCEEFKQWVLEDHFPLGRPALEKVGVQFVSDVAPYEHMKIRILNGGHAAIAYPAALLDIHFVHEAMEEPLIRAFLAKLEHDEIIPVIPPVPNTDLGDYYELIETRFSNPKIGDTIPRLAQDGSNRQPKFILPSTADRLARGEDVVGLSLVSALWCRYFAGTSDSGKAIIFNDQSADRLNEAALAAKDDPMAFLALGDIFGDVARSDHFRHRFSHALKTLWEKGTRATLQLYLDDKLTA